One segment of Hippopotamus amphibius kiboko isolate mHipAmp2 chromosome 2, mHipAmp2.hap2, whole genome shotgun sequence DNA contains the following:
- the NOL6 gene encoding nucleolar protein 6 yields MESALEDTGKEGKKESSKKRTVAVSPMEGLLQPAKLSRAELYKEPTNEELNHLWETESLFHSSLLRLQIEELLKEVRLSEKKKERIDAFLRNVNQRIMRVPSTPETELTNQAWLPDGVRVPLHQVPYTVKGCFRFLPPPQVTVVGSYLLGTCIRPDVNVDVALTMPREILQDKDGLNQRYFRKRALYLAHLAHHLAQDPLFGSVRFSYTNGCHLKPLLLLRPHGKDEHLVTVRLYPCPPPDFFRPCRLLPSKNNVRTAWYRGQSPSGDGSPEPPTPHYNTWLLQDAALASHVQLLSTVLGSASGLKDAVALLKVWLRQRELDKGLGGFSGFLVSMLVAFLVSTRKIHTTMSGYQVLRSTLQFLASTDMTVNGISLCFSSDPSLPALADFHQAFPVVFLDSSGCLNLCADVTASTYRQVQHEARLSMALLDSKADDGFQLLLMTPKPMIRAFDHILHLRPLSRLQAACHRLKLWPELQDHGGDYVSAALGPLTTLLEQGLGSRLHLLAHSRPPVSEWDISQDPPKHRDSGVLTLGLLLRPEGLTSVLELGPEADQPEAADFRQFWGSRSELRRFQDGAIREAVVWEAGSMAQKRLIPHQVVTHLLALHANIPDTCVHYTGSLLDALIQGLKETSSTGEEALAAAVRCYDDLSRLLWGLEGLPLAVCAVQGAHPALRYTEVFPPAPVRPAYSFYEQLRERASLLPRPDKPCPAYVEPMAVVCHLEGSGQWPQDAEAIRRVRAAFQLRLAELLTQQHGLQCRATAVHTDVLKDGFVFRIRVACQREPQILREMRSPEGMISLRDTPASLCLERDTRQLPLLTSALHGLQQQHPAFSGVARLAKRWVRAQLLGEELTDESLDLVAAALFLHPEPFTAPSSPQVGFLRFLFLISTFDWKNNPLIVNLNNELTAEEQVEIHSVFLATRTKLPVMVIITPQDRKSSVWTQDGPSPQILHQLVVLAAEALPVLEKQLMDPWGPGDIRTVFRPPLDVYDVLIRLSPRHIPRHRQAVDAPAASFCRGLLSEPGPSSLMPVLGYDPPQLYLAQLREAFGDLALFFYDQHGGEVIGVLWKPTSFQPQPLKASNTKGRMVVSQGGELVLVPNVEAILEDFAILGEGLVQAVEAQSERWTV; encoded by the exons ATGGAGTCAGCTCTGGAAGACACAGGcaaggaggggaagaaggaatcCTCAAAGAAGCGTACGGTGGCTGTGTCTCCAATGGAGGGCCTCCTGCAGCCTGCGAAGCTCAGCCGGGCAGAACTGTACAAGGAGCCTACCAATGAGGAGCTGAATCACCTTTGGGAGACTGAGAGTCTGTTCCATTCCAGCTTGCTTCGTTTACAG ATAGAGGAGCTACTAAAGGAAGTGAGGCtgtcagagaagaagaaagagcgGATTGATGCTTTCCTACGGAATGTCAATCAACGGATCATGAGGGTGCCCTCAACCCCTGAGACAGAG CTGACCAACCAGGCATGGCTCCCGGATGGGGTTCGAGTCCCCCTCCACCAAGTGCCCTATACTGTGAAGGGCTGTTTCcgcttcctgcccccaccccaggtcacTGTTGTGGGCAGTTACCTTCTGGGCACCTGCATCCGGCCGGACGTCAATGTGGATGTGGCACTGACCATGCCCAGG GAGATCCTACAGGACAAGGATGGGCTGAACCAGCGCTACTTCCGCAAGCGTGCCCTCTACCTGGCCCACTTGGCGCACCATCTGGCCCAGGACCCACTCTTTGGCAGTGTTCGCTTTTCCTACACCAACGGCTGCCACCTGAAACCCTTGCTGCTGCTGCGGCCACATG GGAAGGATGAGCATCTGGTCACTGTCCGTCTGTATCCATGCCCTCCACCGGACTTCTTCCGCCCCTGCCGCCTGCTCCCGTCCAAGAACAACGTGCGCACTGCCTGGTACCGAGGGCAGAGTCCTTCAGGGGATG GTAGcccagagccccccaccccccactataACACATGGCTCCTGCAGGATGCAGCCCTCGCGTCCCACGTGCAGCTACTGTCAACTGTGCTGGGCTCAGCCTCGGGGCTGAAGGATGCTGTGGCACTGCTGAAGGTCTGGCTGCGGCAGCGGGAGCTGGACAAG ggcctgggagGATTCAGTGGGTTCCTTGTCTCCATGCTGGTTGCTTTCCTTGTGTCCACACGCAAGATCCATACCACCATGAGCGGCTACCAGGTCCTGAGAAGCACCTTGCAGTTTCTGG CCAGTACAGATATGACGGTCAACGGCATCAGCTTATGCTTCAGCTCAGACCCCTCCTTG CCGGCCCTGGCTGACTTCCACCAGGCCTTCCCTGTTGTCTTCCTGGACTCCTCAGGTTGTCTCAACCTCTGTGCTGATGTCACTGCCTCGACTTACCGCCAG GTGCAGCACGAGGCACGGTTGTCTATGGCGTTGCTGGACAGCAAAGCTGACGATGGGTTCCAGCTGCTGTTGATGACGCCCAAACCCATGATCCGGGCTTTTGACCACATACTGCA TCTCCGTCCACTGAGTCGCCTGCAGGCAGCGTGTCACCGGCTAAAGCTGTGGCCAGAGCTGCAGGATCATGGTGGGGACTATGTCTCAGCTGCTCTGGGCCCACTAACCACCCTTCTGGAGCAGGGCCTGGGGTCCCGGCTGCACCTGCTGGCCCACTCTCGGCCCCCAGTCTCAGAG TGGGACATCAGCCAGGATCCACCGAAGCACAGAGACTCTGGGGTCCTGACCCTGGGATTGCTCCTCCGGCCCGAGGGGCTGACCAGTGTTCTTGAGCTGGGTCCAGAGGCTGACCAGCCTGAG GCTGCTGACTTCCGCCAGTTCTGGGGATCTCGCTCCGAGCTTCGGCGTTTCCAGGATGGAGCCATTCGGGAAGCTGTGGTCTGGGAGGCAGGCTCTATGGCCCAGAAGCGCCTTATTCCCCACCAGGTGGTCACTCATCTCTTAGCACT CCACGCTAACATCCCAGATACCTGTGTCCACTATACGGGGAGCCTCCTGGACGCACTGATCCAAGGCCTGAAAGAG ACCTCCAGCACAGGTGAGGAGGCCCTGGCGGCTGCGGTGCGTTGCTACGATGACCTCAGCCGCCTGCTGTGGGGACTGGAAGGTCTGCCACTGGCCGTGTGTGCCGTGCAGGGAGCTCACCCAGCGCTGCGCTACACTGAG GTGTTCCCACCAGCCCCAGTCCGGCCAGCCTACTCTTTCTATGAGCAGCTGCGAGAGCGGGCCTCGCTGTTGCCCCGTCCCGACAAGCCCTGTCCGGCCTACGTGGAGCCCATGGCTG TGGTATGTCACCTGGAGGGCAGCGGGCAGTGGCCACAGGATGCTGAGGCCATACGGAGGGTCCGTGCTGCCTTCCAGCTGCGCCTGGCAGAGCTGCTGACGCAGCAGCACGGGCTGCAGTGCCGCGCCACGGCCGTGCACACAGATGTCCTCAAG GATGGGTTTGTGTTCCGGATCCGTGTGGCCTGTCAGCGGGAGCCCCAGATCCTGAGGGAGATGCGAAGCCCCGAGGGGATGATCTCGCTGAGGGACACCCccgcctccctctgcctggagaggGACACGAGGCAGTTGCCCCTGCTCACCAGCGCCTTGCATGG ACTCCAGCAGCAGCACCCAGCCTTCTCGGGTGTGGCTCGGCTGGCCAAGCGGTGGGTGCGCGCCCAGCTCCTGGGTGAGGAGCTCACCGATGAGAGCCTGGACCTGGTGGCTGCTGCCCTTTTcctgcaccctgagcccttcaccgctcccag CTCCCCCCAAGTGGGCTTCCTTCGGTTCCTTTTCCTGATATCAACCTTTGATTGGAAGAACAACCCCCTAATTGTCAACCTCAACAATGAGCTCACTG CGGAGGAGCAGGTGGAGATCCACAGTGTCTTCCTGGCAACCCGGACAAAACTCCCCGTCATGGTCATCATTACCCCCCAGGATCGCAAAAGTTCTGTATGGACACAGGATGGACCCTCGCCCCAG ATCCTACACCAGCTTGTGGTCCTGGCAGCTGAGGCCTTGCCCGTCCTAGAGAAGCAGCTTATGGATCCCTGGGGTCCTGGGGACATCAGG ACGGTGTTCCGGCCCCCGCTGGACGTGTACGACGTGCTGATCCGCCTGTCTCCCCGCCACATCCCCCGGCACCGCCAGGCTGTGGACGCGCCGGCTGCCTCCTTCTGCCGGGGCCTGCTCAGTGAGCCAGGGCCCTCCTCCCTGATGCCTGTGCTGGGCTATGATCCTCCTCAGCTCTACCTGGCACAGCTCAGA GAGGCCTTTGGGGACCTGGCCCTTTTCTTCTATGACCAGCATGGCGGAGAGGTGATCGGTGTCCTCTGGAAGCCCACCAGCTTCCAGCCCCAGCCCTTAAAG GCCTCCAACACAAAGGGGCGCATGGTGGTGTCTCAAGGTGGGGAGCTGGTGCTGGTGCCCAATGTGGAAGCCATCCTGGAGGACTTTGCCATCCTGGGGGAAGGCCTGGTCCAGGCTGTGGAGGCCCAAAGTGAGAGGTGGACCGTGTGA